A single genomic interval of Aureliella helgolandensis harbors:
- a CDS encoding cupin domain-containing protein, which yields MAINHAPPAEIIHLQPLGAQIGSLKTHTLFKTDVMEAIRLVLPAGKQIAEHKAPGEITVQCLEGCVKFSVGETTHEMTAGDLLYLEAAQPHAVEALTDSSVLVTLILNKTH from the coding sequence ATGGCTATTAACCATGCTCCCCCTGCCGAAATCATCCATTTGCAACCACTCGGCGCCCAGATTGGCAGCCTCAAAACGCACACGCTGTTCAAGACTGACGTGATGGAAGCCATACGACTTGTGCTTCCCGCCGGCAAGCAGATTGCCGAGCATAAGGCGCCCGGAGAAATCACAGTTCAATGCTTGGAAGGGTGCGTCAAGTTCTCAGTCGGTGAAACCACACATGAGATGACCGCCGGAGACTTGCTTTACCTCGAAGCCGCCCAACCCCACGCGGTCGAAGCCCTCACAGACTCCTCAGTGTTGGTTACCCTGATCCTCAATAAAACGCATTAG
- a CDS encoding cytochrome P450 → MNTNSSENSRDWASASDPGDTDQVAAYDAMRRRCPVAYSESHGWSVFRHADVRRILHDHETYSNLVSRHISVPNGMDPPEHATYRQIIEPYFNHDRMDAFEPTCRIVASELVVKNIHRGCAVEAMGALAKPFAARIQCAFLGWPLSLHETLVRWVDAHHDATRRADREVLAALACELDLLIEKQLRQRRDSKSKADSDLTAALMHERVDGRKLNNQEISSILRNWTVGEVGTISASIGILIHHLAVHPEHQTALRRDSSLLPAAIDEILRVHNPLHGNRRVTTCPVKLDKHSIAAGERIYLNWISANRDESVFEDAGTVKFDRDPKDNLLYGAGIHVCPGAPLARMEMRVFLQELFAHTQSFRFQPQATVVPATDPESGYASIPIHLQIET, encoded by the coding sequence ATGAATACGAATTCTTCAGAAAACTCGCGCGATTGGGCCTCTGCATCCGATCCAGGCGACACTGATCAAGTCGCCGCATACGATGCGATGCGACGCCGTTGTCCGGTGGCTTACAGCGAAAGTCATGGATGGTCCGTGTTTCGGCATGCCGATGTGAGGCGAATTCTCCACGATCATGAAACGTACAGCAACCTAGTATCTCGGCACATCTCAGTCCCCAATGGCATGGACCCGCCTGAACACGCCACCTACCGACAGATCATCGAACCGTACTTCAATCACGACCGGATGGATGCCTTTGAGCCGACCTGCCGAATCGTCGCCTCTGAACTGGTCGTCAAAAATATCCATCGCGGCTGTGCCGTTGAGGCCATGGGGGCCTTAGCCAAACCGTTTGCAGCGCGAATTCAATGTGCGTTCTTAGGCTGGCCGCTTAGCCTACACGAAACTCTTGTCCGTTGGGTTGACGCTCATCACGATGCGACCCGCCGGGCTGATCGCGAAGTTCTTGCGGCGCTGGCGTGCGAGTTAGATTTGCTCATCGAAAAGCAACTCAGGCAACGACGCGACTCCAAATCGAAAGCAGACAGCGACCTTACCGCGGCTTTAATGCACGAGCGCGTTGACGGGCGGAAGCTCAACAACCAGGAGATCTCCAGCATCCTGCGAAACTGGACGGTCGGCGAAGTGGGCACGATATCGGCGTCGATTGGTATTTTGATCCATCACCTCGCTGTGCATCCGGAGCATCAAACGGCCCTACGTCGCGATTCCTCGTTATTGCCTGCCGCGATTGATGAAATTTTGAGAGTTCACAATCCATTGCATGGCAACCGCCGCGTGACCACCTGTCCAGTGAAACTTGACAAGCATTCCATAGCCGCCGGTGAGCGCATCTACTTGAACTGGATCTCCGCGAACCGCGATGAGTCGGTGTTCGAGGATGCGGGCACCGTAAAGTTCGATCGCGACCCGAAAGACAACCTGCTGTACGGCGCCGGCATCCATGTCTGCCCCGGCGCACCACTTGCGCGTATGGAAATGCGAGTCTTCCTGCAAGAATTATTCGCACACACCCAATCATTTCGTTTCCAACCCCAGGCGACAGTCGTGCCGGCAACCGATCCGGAGAGCGGCTATGCGTCCATCCCTATTCACCTGCAAATCGAGACCTAA
- the hmpA gene encoding NO-inducible flavohemoprotein — translation MLSEKTIRIVKEITPLVAANAETITRRFYERMFEANPEVKAFFNQAHQHTGGQQKALAGAICAYFTHIDNPAVLMPAVELIAQKHVSLGIKPEHYPIVGANLLAAIKDVMGDGATDEIIEAVAQAYGFLADIFIGREVAIYDEQASQPGGWNGTRTFVVAKKVPESDIVTSFYLKPEDEGPLPPFKPGQYITVHIDHPHTPTSPRNYSLSDCASQPHYRISVKREERLAADAPDGLISSHLHNDIEEGHRIQLGPPCGEFTIDPTAVAKPVVLIAGGIGVTPLLSMAKSIIHANSNASVYFIQAARNSKVHAFADELRNLSDAGPNLHTKVIYDAPLPGDVEQGKCDGTGFITTDLLREWTPFSEADFYFCGPKPFMQNLHASLQQLGVDEHRVRYEFFGPKEDLQPA, via the coding sequence ATGCTAAGTGAAAAAACGATACGGATTGTCAAGGAAATCACCCCGTTGGTAGCTGCTAACGCTGAAACGATCACGCGACGGTTTTACGAACGGATGTTCGAGGCCAATCCGGAAGTGAAAGCGTTCTTCAACCAGGCACACCAGCACACTGGCGGCCAACAGAAGGCCTTGGCCGGAGCGATCTGCGCCTACTTCACTCACATCGACAACCCTGCGGTGCTAATGCCAGCGGTCGAACTCATCGCGCAGAAGCACGTTTCACTGGGCATCAAGCCCGAGCACTATCCGATCGTCGGCGCCAACCTGCTCGCCGCCATCAAAGACGTAATGGGCGATGGGGCGACCGACGAAATCATCGAAGCTGTCGCGCAGGCCTACGGATTCTTGGCGGACATCTTTATCGGCCGAGAAGTGGCGATCTACGATGAGCAAGCGTCCCAGCCCGGCGGATGGAACGGTACACGCACCTTCGTGGTGGCTAAGAAAGTTCCCGAAAGTGACATTGTAACGTCCTTCTATTTGAAGCCTGAGGACGAGGGCCCGCTGCCGCCTTTCAAACCCGGCCAGTACATTACCGTGCACATCGACCACCCTCATACTCCGACGTCGCCGCGCAATTACAGTTTGTCCGACTGCGCCAGTCAACCGCATTACCGCATCAGTGTCAAACGCGAAGAGCGACTTGCCGCCGATGCGCCCGATGGGTTGATTTCCAGCCACTTGCACAATGATATAGAAGAAGGTCACCGCATCCAACTGGGGCCTCCCTGTGGCGAGTTCACGATTGATCCAACCGCAGTTGCGAAGCCGGTCGTTTTGATTGCGGGAGGAATCGGAGTGACTCCGCTACTGTCGATGGCAAAATCGATCATTCATGCCAACTCAAACGCGTCGGTGTATTTCATTCAAGCGGCCCGCAATAGCAAGGTACACGCGTTCGCCGATGAGCTGAGGAATCTGTCGGATGCTGGCCCCAACTTGCACACCAAAGTCATCTATGACGCTCCGCTGCCTGGTGATGTCGAACAGGGCAAGTGCGATGGCACCGGCTTTATTACGACAGACTTGCTTCGCGAGTGGACACCGTTTTCGGAAGCCGACTTCTACTTCTGCGGTCCGAAACCCTTTATGCAGAATCTCCACGCCAGCTTGCAACAACTGGGAGTCGACGAACACCGAGTGCGCTACGAGTTCTTTGGCCCCAAGGAAGACCTGCAACCGGCTTGA
- a CDS encoding tellurite resistance/C4-dicarboxylate transporter family protein, whose product MMTRSLPSTVATLDPACFSIVMATGIVSLACWYHGTAGSWWHCIAILLLWANVLTFSLLTGLTIVRISTYFRRVINDLQDPRRSFGAFSMVAASCVLGSQLLSIAQMPMAAIALWCCGIVGWFLLTYGIFYSLTLQKSKPNLRDGVHGGWLLAVVAAQAVSLLGSLLSAQFSSSRDLVLFFSLTMWLAAGMLYVWIIVFVFYRYCFEPVDVDSMTPPYWINMGAMAISTLAGCSLMEASASSDAMLQFVPFLKGGALLCWATATWWIPLLIAFGIWRHAGNRVPFKYDLSYWSMVFPLGMYCVATHAASQCFELRFLEPVSSVFMYVALAAWTMTGVGMATDQPAVNE is encoded by the coding sequence ATGATGACACGCAGCCTCCCAAGCACTGTGGCGACGCTCGATCCCGCATGCTTTTCGATCGTGATGGCAACCGGTATTGTTTCGCTGGCGTGTTGGTACCACGGCACCGCTGGTTCCTGGTGGCACTGCATTGCAATCCTGCTCCTGTGGGCAAATGTTTTGACCTTCAGCCTGCTCACCGGTTTGACAATCGTCCGGATCTCAACTTACTTCCGAAGAGTGATCAACGATCTGCAGGATCCGCGTCGATCTTTCGGAGCGTTCTCCATGGTTGCGGCCAGCTGCGTGCTTGGCAGCCAGCTCTTGTCGATCGCGCAAATGCCGATGGCGGCGATCGCCCTCTGGTGCTGCGGAATCGTGGGCTGGTTTCTGCTGACCTACGGGATTTTCTACAGCCTCACCTTGCAGAAGAGCAAGCCGAACTTGAGAGACGGTGTGCATGGCGGATGGCTATTGGCCGTCGTGGCAGCTCAGGCGGTGTCACTCTTGGGATCCCTGTTGAGCGCGCAATTCAGCTCCAGCCGGGACCTGGTACTATTCTTCTCGCTGACGATGTGGCTGGCCGCCGGGATGCTCTACGTGTGGATCATCGTTTTCGTCTTCTATCGCTACTGCTTTGAACCGGTGGATGTAGATTCCATGACACCTCCCTATTGGATCAACATGGGCGCCATGGCTATTTCGACACTCGCCGGATGTTCCTTGATGGAGGCTTCTGCGAGCTCGGACGCGATGCTCCAGTTCGTCCCGTTTCTCAAGGGCGGGGCACTACTCTGTTGGGCCACGGCGACTTGGTGGATCCCCTTGTTGATTGCCTTTGGCATCTGGCGTCACGCAGGCAATAGGGTTCCGTTTAAATACGATCTGAGCTATTGGAGCATGGTCTTCCCGCTCGGAATGTACTGCGTCGCAACTCACGCAGCGAGCCAGTGTTTTGAGCTCCGCTTTTTGGAACCCGTCAGCTCGGTATTCATGTATGTTGCCCTGGCGGCGTGGACAATGACGGGTGTGGGCATGGCTACAGATCAGCCGGCTGTAAACGAATGA